The following are from one region of the Achromobacter xylosoxidans genome:
- a CDS encoding ABC transporter substrate-binding protein, giving the protein MEMKRLNLKLAAALMAAAGAAGAVATPAMAAEEQFVPLLVYRTGSFAPLGIPWADGKLDYLKLVNERDGGVNGVKITYEECETAYATDRGVECYERLKGKGTGASGFDTQSTGITFAVSDKAMVDKVPVETMGYGLSQSVDGSVFEWNFPLLGTYWTAADVMIQDIAKKEGGMDKLKGKKIALVYHDSPYGKEPIPLLQKRAAKEGFELVLYPVTAPGVEQKSTWLQIRQARPNYVLLWSAGIMTPTAIREAQASGYPRDKMYAIWWAGSEGDVKDLGDVAKGYNAITIHNSGAEHDKVYDDLKKFVYDKGQGSDKTGKTTLGTIAHTRGMMISMLQVEAIRTAQEKFGKGKALTPDQVRWGFENLDLTQEKLDKLGFGQIMRPVKTSCSNHKGDDWARIVQWDGAKFKVASDWYQADKTILDPMVKESAAKYAKEKNITPRTCEN; this is encoded by the coding sequence ATGGAGATGAAGCGTCTTAACCTGAAGTTGGCGGCAGCTTTGATGGCCGCAGCCGGCGCCGCAGGCGCCGTGGCCACGCCGGCAATGGCGGCGGAAGAGCAGTTCGTTCCGTTGCTGGTGTATCGCACCGGGTCCTTCGCGCCCCTGGGCATTCCCTGGGCCGACGGCAAGCTGGACTACCTGAAGCTGGTCAACGAACGCGATGGCGGCGTCAACGGCGTCAAGATCACGTACGAAGAGTGCGAAACCGCCTACGCCACCGACCGCGGCGTGGAATGCTACGAGCGCCTGAAGGGCAAGGGAACCGGCGCATCGGGCTTCGACACCCAGTCCACCGGCATCACCTTCGCCGTCAGCGACAAGGCCATGGTCGACAAGGTGCCGGTCGAAACGATGGGCTACGGCCTGTCGCAGTCGGTCGACGGCAGCGTGTTCGAGTGGAACTTCCCGCTGCTGGGCACCTACTGGACCGCGGCCGACGTGATGATCCAGGACATCGCCAAGAAAGAAGGCGGCATGGACAAGCTCAAGGGCAAGAAGATCGCCCTGGTCTACCACGACTCGCCGTACGGCAAGGAGCCGATCCCCCTGTTGCAGAAGCGCGCGGCCAAGGAAGGCTTCGAGCTGGTGCTCTATCCCGTGACCGCCCCCGGCGTGGAACAGAAGTCCACCTGGCTGCAGATCCGCCAGGCGCGCCCCAACTACGTGCTGCTGTGGAGCGCCGGCATCATGACGCCGACCGCCATCCGCGAAGCCCAGGCCAGCGGCTATCCGCGCGACAAGATGTACGCCATCTGGTGGGCCGGCTCTGAAGGCGACGTGAAGGACCTGGGCGATGTCGCCAAGGGCTACAACGCCATCACCATCCACAACAGCGGCGCCGAACACGACAAGGTCTACGACGACCTGAAGAAGTTCGTCTACGACAAGGGCCAGGGTTCGGACAAGACCGGCAAGACCACGCTGGGCACCATCGCCCATACCCGCGGCATGATGATCTCGATGCTGCAGGTGGAAGCGATCCGCACCGCGCAGGAAAAGTTCGGCAAGGGCAAGGCGCTGACGCCGGACCAGGTGCGCTGGGGCTTCGAGAACCTGGACCTGACGCAGGAGAAGCTGGACAAGCTGGGCTTCGGCCAGATCATGCGTCCGGTCAAGACCTCTTGCAGCAACCACAAGGGCGACGACTGGGCCCGCATCGTGCAGTGGGACGGCGCGAAGTTCAAGGTCGCCTCCGACTGGTACCAGGCCGACAAGACCATCCTGGACCCGATGGTCAAGGAAAGCGCAGCGAAGTACGCGAAAGAAAAGAACATCACGCCCCGCACTTGCGAGAACTGA
- a CDS encoding ABC transporter ATP-binding protein: MTAATTSAVPADTPKVLLDVNGIEVIYNHVILVLKGVSLQVPEGKIVALLGANGAGKTTTLRAISNLLKGERGDVTKGHIQYRDQRIEKLSPAELVKRGVVQVMEGRHCFAHLTIEENLLTGAYTRSMSRADTAAALDRVYQYFPRLKQRRASQSGYTSGGEQQMTAIGRALMANPNMILLDEPSMGLAPQIVEEIFEIVRDLNQRERVSFLLAEQNTNIALRYADYGYILENGRVMMDGAAADLAQNEDVKEFYLGISSGERKSFRDNKFYRRRKRWLA, from the coding sequence ATGACCGCTGCAACGACTTCCGCAGTACCCGCAGACACCCCCAAGGTGCTGCTCGACGTGAACGGCATCGAGGTGATCTACAACCACGTGATCCTGGTGCTCAAGGGCGTTTCCCTGCAAGTGCCGGAAGGCAAGATCGTGGCCTTGCTGGGCGCCAACGGCGCGGGCAAGACCACCACGTTGCGCGCCATCTCAAACTTGCTCAAGGGCGAGCGCGGCGACGTCACCAAGGGCCACATCCAATACCGCGACCAGCGCATCGAGAAGCTGTCGCCGGCGGAATTGGTCAAGCGCGGTGTGGTGCAGGTGATGGAGGGCCGGCATTGTTTTGCCCACCTGACCATCGAGGAAAATCTGCTGACCGGCGCCTACACGCGCAGCATGAGCCGCGCCGACACCGCGGCGGCGCTGGACCGCGTCTACCAGTATTTTCCGCGCCTGAAGCAGCGCCGCGCCAGCCAATCCGGCTACACCTCGGGCGGCGAACAGCAGATGACCGCGATCGGCCGCGCACTGATGGCCAACCCGAACATGATCTTGCTGGACGAGCCCTCCATGGGCCTGGCGCCGCAGATCGTCGAGGAAATCTTCGAGATCGTGCGCGACCTGAACCAGCGCGAGCGTGTCAGCTTTTTGCTCGCCGAGCAGAACACCAACATTGCGCTGCGCTACGCCGACTACGGCTACATCCTGGAAAACGGTCGCGTGATGATGGACGGCGCGGCGGCCGACCTGGCCCAGAACGAGGACGTGAAGGAGTTCTATCTGGGCATCTCCAGCGGCGAACGCAAGAGTTTCCGCGACAACAAGTTCTACCGCCGGCGCAAGCGCTGGCTGGCGTGA
- a CDS encoding phenylacetate--CoA ligase family protein: MSQFFDVLETRAPEQRERELMAALPGAIARAIARAPAIAEQLRGIDPAAITSRAALAGLPVLRKHELLERQQHSRADAAAPAGPQKAFGGFSAIGWGEAMRVFASPGPIYEPESARSDYWRFARALHAAGFRAGELAYNCFSYHFTPAGSMMETAAHAVGCTVFPGGTGQTEQQVRAIQDLAPTGYTGTPSFLKIILEKADELGVKLDSLRRALVSGEAFPPSLRDWLAARGIDGYQAYGSADLGMVAFETPAREGLVLGEDIIVEIVRPGTGEPVPDGEVGEVVVTTLNPDYPLVRFGTGDLSAVMPGISPCGRTNTRIKGWMGRADQTTKVRGMFVHPSQVADVARRHPEILRARLVISGSTGSDRMVLKVESRVRSEELGKRIAESVRDVTKLRSDVEWVDADGLPNDGKVIDDIRTYE; this comes from the coding sequence ATGTCCCAGTTTTTTGATGTTCTCGAAACCAGAGCGCCCGAGCAACGCGAGCGCGAGCTGATGGCCGCCCTGCCCGGCGCGATCGCGCGGGCCATTGCGCGCGCGCCCGCCATCGCCGAGCAGCTGCGCGGCATCGACCCCGCCGCCATCACGTCGCGCGCGGCCCTCGCGGGCCTGCCGGTGCTGCGCAAGCACGAACTGCTGGAACGCCAGCAGCACAGCCGCGCCGACGCGGCCGCGCCTGCCGGACCGCAGAAAGCCTTCGGCGGCTTCTCCGCCATCGGCTGGGGCGAGGCGATGCGGGTGTTCGCGTCCCCCGGTCCCATCTACGAGCCGGAAAGCGCGCGCAGCGATTACTGGCGTTTCGCCCGGGCCCTGCACGCCGCGGGATTCCGCGCCGGCGAGCTGGCCTACAACTGCTTTTCGTATCACTTCACCCCCGCCGGCTCCATGATGGAAACCGCGGCGCATGCCGTCGGCTGCACCGTGTTTCCCGGCGGCACCGGCCAGACAGAACAGCAAGTGCGCGCGATCCAGGACCTGGCGCCCACCGGCTATACCGGCACGCCCAGCTTCCTCAAGATCATCCTTGAAAAAGCCGACGAGCTGGGCGTGAAGCTGGATTCGCTGCGCCGCGCGCTGGTGTCCGGCGAAGCCTTTCCGCCGTCGCTGCGCGACTGGCTGGCCGCGCGTGGCATCGACGGCTACCAGGCCTACGGCAGTGCCGACCTGGGCATGGTCGCGTTTGAAACCCCGGCCCGTGAAGGCCTGGTTCTGGGCGAGGACATCATTGTCGAAATCGTGCGCCCCGGCACCGGCGAACCCGTGCCGGACGGCGAAGTCGGCGAGGTCGTGGTCACCACCTTGAATCCGGACTATCCGCTGGTGCGCTTCGGCACCGGCGACCTGTCCGCCGTCATGCCCGGTATTTCGCCCTGCGGGCGCACCAACACCCGCATCAAGGGCTGGATGGGGCGCGCGGACCAGACCACCAAGGTGCGCGGCATGTTCGTGCATCCGTCGCAGGTGGCCGACGTGGCGCGCCGCCATCCCGAGATCCTGCGCGCGCGGCTGGTGATCAGCGGCAGCACGGGGTCCGACCGCATGGTGCTCAAAGTGGAATCGCGGGTACGCAGCGAAGAGCTGGGCAAGCGCATCGCCGAATCGGTGCGCGACGTGACCAAGCTGCGCAGCGACGTGGAATGGGTGGATGCGGATGGCCTGCCGAACGACGGCAAGGTCATCGACGATATCCGCACCTACGAGTAA
- a CDS encoding sulfite exporter TauE/SafE family protein, which translates to MIDTVLAASAALGACVGLILGLTGAGGAIMAVPLLVFGLHLQVSQAAPIALLAVGLSAALGAVLGLRKGQVRYRAAGFMAVTGILVSPLGLWAARRLPNAPLAIIFAGVLGMVAWRMWNQGNKPAAQAAPRTPPCQLNASTGRLRWTAPCARALTGAGLIAGFLSGLLGVGGGFVIVPALRRATDLTMQAIVGTSLAVIALVSASGVVAAAAGGHLDWRIAAPFTAAAVLGMLGGRKVADRFPPRRLQQSFALFAGLVAVAMLVKGVLALLAAA; encoded by the coding sequence ATGATCGATACGGTGTTGGCCGCCAGCGCGGCGCTGGGGGCGTGCGTGGGCCTGATACTCGGGCTGACCGGCGCGGGCGGCGCCATCATGGCGGTGCCTCTGCTGGTCTTCGGCCTGCACTTGCAGGTGTCGCAGGCCGCGCCCATCGCCCTGTTGGCGGTGGGGCTGTCGGCCGCCCTGGGCGCGGTGCTTGGCCTGCGCAAAGGGCAGGTGCGCTATCGCGCGGCGGGCTTCATGGCCGTTACCGGCATCCTGGTGTCGCCGCTGGGTCTGTGGGCGGCGCGGCGTTTGCCCAATGCGCCGCTGGCCATCATCTTCGCCGGCGTGCTGGGCATGGTGGCTTGGCGCATGTGGAACCAAGGCAACAAGCCGGCGGCGCAGGCCGCGCCGCGCACGCCGCCCTGCCAGCTCAACGCCAGCACCGGCCGGCTGCGCTGGACCGCGCCCTGCGCGCGCGCCTTGACGGGTGCGGGGCTGATCGCGGGATTCCTGTCCGGCCTCTTGGGCGTGGGGGGCGGCTTCGTCATCGTGCCCGCGCTGCGGCGCGCTACCGACCTGACCATGCAGGCCATCGTCGGCACGTCGCTGGCCGTGATCGCGCTGGTGTCCGCCAGTGGCGTCGTGGCCGCGGCGGCGGGCGGGCATCTGGACTGGCGTATCGCCGCGCCTTTCACGGCGGCGGCGGTGCTGGGCATGCTGGGCGGGCGCAAGGTGGCCGACCGGTTTCCCCCGCGCCGCCTGCAGCAGAGCTTTGCGCTGTTCGCGGGCCTGGTGGCCGTGGCGATGCTGGTGAAGGGCGTGCTGGCGCTGCTCGCGGCCGCATGA
- a CDS encoding FAD/NAD(P)-binding oxidoreductase — MPIAEAQRDFDVVVVGGGSAGIGVTASLLRRRPDLRIGVIEPSDKHYYQPAWTLVGGGAFDVAKTVRPTREVMPRRATWLQAAAAGFEPEANRVLLSDGRAVSYQQLIVCPGLRLAWDKIEGLTDTLGKNGVSSNYRYDLAPYTWELVRGLKGGQALFTQPAMPIKCAGAPQKAMYLACDHWKRTGVLDRIDVEFDLAGAALFGVPTFVPPLMRYVESYGIALAFNSALVAVDGAARKAWFDLKDADGAVTRVEKSFDMLHAVPPQVPHDFLKNSPLADAAGWCEVDPSTLLHVRHGNVFGLGDGICTSNAKTAAAARKQIVTVAENLLALREGYAMPVKYDGYGSCPLTVERGRIVLAEFGYGGKLLPTFPLDPTVPRKSAWFLKATMLPWIYWNGMLKGREWLARPLGN, encoded by the coding sequence ATGCCGATAGCAGAGGCGCAGCGCGATTTCGATGTGGTGGTGGTGGGCGGCGGATCGGCGGGCATAGGCGTCACCGCCAGCCTGCTGCGCCGCCGCCCGGACCTGCGCATCGGCGTGATCGAACCCAGCGACAAGCACTACTACCAGCCGGCCTGGACGCTGGTGGGCGGAGGCGCCTTCGACGTCGCCAAGACCGTGCGCCCGACCCGCGAAGTCATGCCCAGGCGCGCCACCTGGCTGCAGGCGGCCGCGGCTGGCTTCGAACCCGAGGCCAACCGCGTGCTGCTGTCCGACGGCCGGGCGGTGAGCTACCAGCAGCTGATCGTCTGCCCCGGCCTGCGCCTGGCCTGGGACAAGATCGAGGGCCTGACCGACACGCTGGGCAAGAATGGCGTCAGTTCCAACTACCGCTACGACCTGGCGCCCTATACCTGGGAACTGGTGCGCGGGTTGAAGGGCGGGCAGGCGCTGTTCACGCAGCCGGCCATGCCCATCAAATGCGCCGGCGCGCCGCAAAAGGCCATGTACCTGGCCTGCGACCACTGGAAGCGCACCGGCGTGCTGGACCGCATCGACGTGGAGTTCGACCTGGCGGGCGCGGCGCTGTTCGGCGTCCCCACGTTTGTTCCGCCGCTGATGCGCTATGTCGAAAGCTACGGCATCGCGCTGGCCTTCAACTCGGCGCTGGTGGCGGTGGACGGCGCGGCACGCAAGGCCTGGTTCGATCTCAAGGACGCCGACGGCGCGGTGACGCGCGTGGAAAAGTCCTTCGACATGCTGCACGCGGTGCCGCCGCAGGTGCCGCATGACTTCCTGAAGAACAGCCCGCTGGCTGACGCCGCCGGCTGGTGCGAAGTGGATCCGTCCACGCTGCTGCACGTGCGCCACGGCAACGTATTCGGACTGGGTGACGGCATCTGCACCAGCAATGCCAAGACCGCCGCGGCCGCGCGCAAGCAGATCGTCACGGTGGCCGAAAACTTGCTGGCGCTGCGCGAGGGCTACGCCATGCCGGTCAAGTACGACGGCTACGGCTCCTGCCCGCTGACGGTGGAGCGCGGCCGCATCGTGCTGGCCGAGTTCGGCTACGGCGGTAAGCTGCTGCCCACCTTCCCGCTGGACCCGACCGTGCCGCGCAAGAGCGCCTGGTTCCTCAAGGCCACGATGCTGCCCTGGATCTACTGGAACGGCATGCTCAAGGGCCGCGAATGGCTGGCCCGCCCGCTGGGTAACTGA
- a CDS encoding DUF6691 family protein has translation MVALIAFASGLVFGLGLIISGMANPAKVLGFLDIGGAWDPSLAFVMGGGVLVTAVGFAFLRRRRASLSGEPLRWPTATRVDLRLAAGSLAFGAGWGLAGFCPGPALVAASAGVSEALIFVAAMVAGMAIFSVLEKFKSR, from the coding sequence ATGGTTGCGCTGATCGCTTTCGCGTCAGGCCTGGTATTCGGGCTGGGCCTGATCATTTCCGGCATGGCCAACCCGGCCAAGGTGCTGGGCTTTCTGGATATCGGCGGCGCCTGGGACCCGTCGCTGGCCTTCGTCATGGGCGGCGGCGTGCTGGTCACGGCGGTGGGCTTCGCTTTCCTGCGCCGCCGCCGCGCCAGCCTGTCGGGCGAACCCCTGCGCTGGCCCACGGCCACGCGCGTGGACCTGCGCCTGGCCGCGGGCAGCCTGGCGTTTGGCGCGGGCTGGGGGCTGGCCGGCTTCTGCCCGGGGCCGGCGCTGGTGGCGGCATCCGCCGGCGTGTCCGAGGCCCTGATCTTCGTGGCCGCCATGGTTGCCGGCATGGCAATATTTTCAGTCCTGGAAAAATTCAAAAGCCGGTAG
- a CDS encoding YeeE/YedE family protein, giving the protein MSIAWTSFTPVSAGAGGLLIGAAAVLLMAGAGRIAGISGILGGLLPPERGGMWRVAFLIGLFAAPWLYRLGSALPPIVVEASTTRLIVAGLLVGIGTRYASGCTSGHGVCGVSRGSRRSLTATALFMAAGFVVVYATRHLGGL; this is encoded by the coding sequence ATGAGCATTGCCTGGACCTCCTTCACTCCTGTATCCGCCGGCGCGGGCGGCTTGCTCATCGGCGCCGCGGCCGTGCTGCTGATGGCGGGTGCGGGCCGCATTGCCGGCATCAGCGGCATCCTGGGCGGGCTGCTGCCTCCCGAGCGCGGCGGCATGTGGCGCGTGGCCTTCCTGATCGGCCTGTTCGCCGCGCCATGGCTGTACCGCCTGGGCAGCGCCTTGCCGCCCATCGTGGTCGAAGCCAGCACGACGCGCCTGATCGTGGCGGGCCTGCTGGTGGGCATCGGCACCCGTTACGCCTCGGGCTGCACCAGCGGCCATGGGGTCTGCGGCGTGTCGCGCGGATCGCGCCGCTCGCTGACCGCCACCGCCCTGTTCATGGCTGCCGGCTTTGTCGTGGTCTATGCCACGCGCCATCTGGGAGGACTCTGA
- a CDS encoding ArsR/SmtB family transcription factor, translating to MNHVLTECEAAALRESASQACALLKALANEDRLLLLCQLVQNERNVSELESLTGIRQPTLSQQLGVLRDEGLVATRREGKYVYYQMASFEVSQVMKTLSSLYCGRTMESLESLK from the coding sequence ATGAATCATGTCCTGACCGAGTGCGAAGCCGCCGCCCTGCGCGAATCCGCCTCCCAAGCTTGCGCCTTGCTCAAGGCGCTGGCCAATGAAGACCGCCTGCTGCTGCTGTGCCAACTGGTCCAGAACGAGCGCAATGTGAGCGAGCTCGAATCGCTGACCGGCATCCGCCAGCCCACCTTGTCCCAGCAGCTGGGCGTACTGCGCGACGAAGGGCTGGTCGCGACCCGGCGCGAGGGCAAGTACGTCTATTACCAGATGGCCAGCTTCGAGGTCAGCCAGGTGATGAAGACCTTATCCAGTTTGTACTGCGGCCGGACCATGGAGTCACTGGAGTCACTGAAATGA
- a CDS encoding MBL fold metallo-hydrolase codes for MSPQIQAFFDTVTATVTYVVHEPAPGGACAIIDSVLDYDPKSGRSSTASADRVADYVRQHGLKTEWLLETHAHADHLSAAPYLQRQLGGVIAIGQSIQTVQGVFKKIFNLEPEFQLDGSQFGHLFKDGETFRIGALTAQAIHVPGHTPADMAYLIGDAAFVGDTLFMPDVGTARCDFPGGDAHQLYRSIQRLLSLPAETRLYMCHDYPPAGREASWQTTVAEQRRANIHVRDGIGEDAFVDMRTRRDATLSMPTLILPAIQVNIRAGHFPPAEDNGVRYLKIPVDAL; via the coding sequence ATGTCTCCCCAGATCCAGGCCTTCTTCGACACCGTCACCGCCACCGTCACCTATGTGGTGCATGAGCCCGCGCCAGGCGGCGCCTGCGCCATCATCGACTCGGTGCTCGACTACGATCCCAAGTCCGGCCGCAGCAGCACCGCCAGCGCCGACCGCGTGGCCGACTACGTGCGCCAGCACGGCCTGAAGACGGAATGGCTGCTGGAAACCCATGCCCATGCCGACCACCTGTCGGCCGCGCCCTACCTGCAGCGCCAGCTTGGCGGAGTCATCGCTATCGGCCAAAGCATCCAGACCGTGCAGGGCGTCTTCAAGAAGATCTTCAACCTGGAGCCGGAGTTCCAGCTGGACGGCTCGCAGTTCGGCCATCTGTTCAAGGACGGCGAGACCTTCCGCATCGGCGCGCTGACGGCGCAGGCCATCCACGTGCCCGGCCACACGCCGGCCGACATGGCCTATCTGATCGGCGATGCCGCCTTCGTCGGCGACACGCTGTTCATGCCGGACGTGGGCACGGCGCGCTGCGACTTCCCCGGCGGCGACGCCCATCAGCTCTACCGTTCCATCCAGCGCCTGCTGAGCCTGCCCGCCGAAACCCGGCTGTACATGTGCCACGACTACCCGCCCGCCGGGCGCGAAGCCTCCTGGCAGACCACGGTGGCCGAACAGCGCCGCGCCAACATCCACGTGCGCGACGGCATAGGCGAAGACGCATTCGTGGACATGCGCACCCGGCGCGACGCCACGCTCTCCATGCCCACCCTCATCCTGCCCGCCATCCAGGTCAACATCCGCGCCGGCCACTTCCCGCCGGCCGAGGACAACGGCGTGCGCTACCTGAAGATCCCCGTCGACGCGCTCTGA
- the pap gene encoding polyphosphate:AMP phosphotransferase, whose translation MFAEAEADPSLSKEEFKPLEAKLRVALLNAQYQRLQNADKTLLVVIAGIDGAGKGATVNLLNEWMDPRHIKTLAYGPREGPALERPPFWRYWHDLPPKGSTGIVFGSWYTPLVLEATRKKPDQNSIEAQAAAIRRFEAMLAAEGVQIVKLWFHLSAQAQKARAERLLASPETSWQVSPVDLKVYKKYDRIRNAGQVVLNHTDSGHAPWVVIPSADEDMRAARTAEAVLAAMRQRGVPRIPPAFVAHASPTRIVDRLGDLDYNAKTEKDDYESELGLLQGRLARAARSRKFQERSLVLVFEGQDAAGKGGAIRRVTHALDARQFDITPIAAPTTEELARPYLWRFWRHVPRHGRIAIFDRSWYGRVLVERVEKLTAPANWRRAYAEINDFEGQLAASGALVLKFWLAVTPDVQLERFKERENSPFKNFKITPDDWRNRDKWKDYAAATNEMLTRTDVAHAPWHLVSANDKRYARLQVLRHIVEAMEDQL comes from the coding sequence ATGTTTGCAGAAGCCGAAGCCGACCCCAGCCTGTCCAAGGAAGAATTCAAGCCGCTGGAAGCGAAGCTGCGCGTCGCCTTGCTGAACGCGCAATACCAGCGCCTGCAGAACGCGGACAAGACGCTGCTGGTGGTCATCGCCGGCATCGACGGCGCCGGCAAGGGCGCCACCGTCAACCTGCTGAACGAATGGATGGATCCGCGCCATATCAAGACGCTGGCCTACGGACCGCGCGAAGGCCCCGCGCTGGAGCGTCCGCCCTTCTGGCGCTACTGGCACGATCTGCCGCCCAAGGGCAGCACCGGCATCGTCTTCGGTTCCTGGTATACGCCGCTGGTGCTCGAAGCCACGCGCAAGAAGCCTGACCAGAACAGCATAGAAGCCCAGGCCGCCGCGATCCGCCGCTTCGAGGCCATGCTTGCGGCCGAGGGCGTCCAGATCGTCAAGCTCTGGTTCCATCTGTCGGCCCAGGCCCAGAAAGCGCGTGCCGAGCGATTATTGGCCAGCCCTGAAACCTCCTGGCAGGTCAGCCCGGTCGATCTCAAGGTCTACAAGAAATACGACCGCATCCGCAACGCCGGCCAGGTGGTGCTGAACCATACGGACAGCGGCCACGCCCCCTGGGTCGTGATCCCCAGCGCCGACGAGGACATGCGCGCGGCGCGTACGGCCGAAGCGGTGCTGGCTGCCATGCGCCAGCGCGGCGTGCCGCGCATCCCGCCCGCCTTCGTGGCGCATGCCAGCCCCACGCGCATCGTCGACCGCCTGGGCGACCTGGACTACAACGCCAAGACCGAAAAGGACGACTACGAATCCGAACTGGGCCTGCTGCAAGGGCGGCTGGCGCGCGCGGCCCGTTCCAGGAAATTCCAGGAACGCTCGCTGGTGCTGGTGTTCGAGGGCCAGGACGCGGCCGGCAAGGGAGGCGCGATCCGGCGCGTGACGCATGCGCTGGATGCGCGCCAGTTCGACATCACGCCGATCGCCGCGCCCACCACCGAGGAACTGGCCCGGCCCTATCTGTGGCGCTTCTGGCGCCACGTGCCGCGCCATGGACGCATCGCCATCTTCGACCGCTCCTGGTATGGCCGCGTGCTGGTCGAGCGCGTCGAGAAGCTGACCGCGCCGGCCAACTGGCGCCGCGCCTATGCCGAGATCAACGACTTCGAGGGCCAACTGGCCGCCAGCGGCGCGCTGGTGCTGAAGTTCTGGCTGGCGGTCACGCCCGACGTGCAGCTGGAGCGCTTCAAGGAGCGCGAGAATTCGCCCTTCAAGAACTTCAAGATCACGCCCGACGACTGGCGCAACCGCGACAAATGGAAGGACTACGCGGCCGCCACCAACGAAATGCTGACGCGCACCGACGTCGCGCACGCGCCGTGGCATCTGGTTTCGGCCAACGACAAGCGCTACGCTCGATTGCAAGTGCTGCGACACATCGTCGAAGCCATGGAAGATCAACTCTGA
- a CDS encoding GNAT family N-acetyltransferase, whose product MSTAEIRPIVAADFEAWLPLWKGYQEFYRVNIDDAVTRNTWARFLDPAEPMHAALAYESGRAVGMVHWIFHRSTWTAGDYCYLQDLYVDPDVRGTGAGRKLIEHVYAQAAAANCARVYWLTHETNATAIQLYDRIADRSGFIQYRKVMP is encoded by the coding sequence ATGAGTACCGCAGAAATCCGTCCCATCGTCGCCGCCGACTTCGAAGCCTGGCTGCCGCTATGGAAGGGCTACCAGGAGTTCTATCGCGTCAACATCGACGACGCGGTCACGCGCAACACCTGGGCGCGCTTCCTGGACCCCGCCGAACCCATGCACGCGGCGCTGGCGTACGAAAGCGGCCGGGCCGTCGGCATGGTGCACTGGATCTTCCACCGCTCCACCTGGACCGCGGGCGACTATTGCTATCTGCAGGACCTGTACGTGGACCCGGACGTGCGCGGCACCGGCGCCGGCCGCAAGCTGATCGAGCACGTGTACGCGCAGGCGGCCGCCGCCAATTGCGCGCGCGTTTACTGGCTGACCCATGAAACCAACGCCACCGCGATTCAGCTCTACGACCGCATCGCCGACCGCTCGGGCTTCATCCAGTACCGCAAGGTGATGCCGTGA
- a CDS encoding HIT family protein — protein sequence MSARDPNCPLCQEDGGTLLWRGPHLRIIEVADADYPGFTRVIWNGHLAEMTSLSTHGRDLLMRAVYVVEEAQQSVLGPDKINLASLGNMVPHLHWHVIPRWRGDRHFPDPIWAPPRIAAGAESSEWKERQARVQALLPRYRDRLVEAMNALLWH from the coding sequence GTGAGCGCACGCGACCCCAACTGTCCGCTGTGCCAGGAAGACGGCGGCACGCTGCTGTGGCGCGGTCCGCACCTGCGCATCATCGAGGTCGCCGACGCCGATTATCCGGGCTTCACGCGGGTAATCTGGAACGGCCATCTGGCCGAAATGACCAGCCTGTCCACCCACGGCCGCGACCTGCTGATGCGGGCCGTGTACGTGGTGGAAGAAGCCCAGCAATCGGTCCTGGGACCGGACAAGATCAACCTGGCCTCGCTGGGCAACATGGTGCCGCACCTGCACTGGCACGTGATCCCGCGCTGGCGCGGCGACCGCCATTTTCCCGACCCGATCTGGGCGCCGCCGCGCATCGCCGCCGGCGCCGAATCGTCGGAATGGAAAGAGCGCCAGGCGCGCGTGCAGGCGCTGCTGCCGCGCTACCGGGACCGGCTGGTCGAGGCCATGAACGCCCTGCTCTGGCACTGA